In a genomic window of Dehalococcoidia bacterium:
- a CDS encoding MoaD/ThiS family protein, with protein sequence MKITIEYSKLIRIDNYASNSVIEVPDNCAVRDFLALLKLPPHLQQSVIVLVNDEPVWASTVLKENDRVKLNSIITGG encoded by the coding sequence ATGAAGATAACCATTGAATACAGCAAGTTAATCAGGATCGATAATTATGCCAGCAATTCCGTGATCGAGGTGCCTGATAACTGCGCGGTTCGTGACTTTCTTGCATTATTGAAATTGCCGCCCCACCTTCAGCAGTCCGTGATAGTCCTGGTCAACGATGAGCCAGTCTGGGCCTCAACCGTTTTAAAGGAAAATGATAGAGTCAAGCTAAATTCCATTATAACTGGCGGCTGA
- a CDS encoding MFS transporter, giving the protein MKQEYKVYGSRWGVLIVFMYLVALTQLYWLNFAAIETFIEDYLKIPPSDAMWLTLVQPVFMILLTIPAGMIIDKIGLKWGVWIGALFTGLGAILRVFDPASFTVLLIGQTLIAIGQPFILNGSTKIATLWFAPREEGTAIGLASLAQFIGMMVALGLTPSIVEGAGFDAMIWIYGIAGLAGTVAFSLVPKQPRTLSRAPDQDQSAVRWGGIGTILKNRNFVLLGFIAFAGIGAFNGLALWVEKILNEMHGIAMTDAGAISGIMVISATIGCFIIPFISDKIGRRRIFIFIATLVAPACLTFMIFAPDFTANLINGILIGFLWLSALPIILTMSAEMTGAKYAGVAAGWLFLLGNIAALVLGAAVESLRGLTGNFVAALLMLAAVMLAAFFVALFMKDTHPQQ; this is encoded by the coding sequence ATGAAACAGGAATACAAGGTATACGGGTCCCGGTGGGGAGTGCTGATTGTTTTCATGTACCTGGTCGCTCTGACACAGCTTTACTGGCTGAATTTTGCAGCGATTGAGACCTTCATTGAAGACTATCTGAAAATACCGCCCAGCGACGCAATGTGGTTGACTCTGGTGCAACCGGTCTTCATGATTCTGCTCACCATACCGGCCGGGATGATTATCGATAAAATCGGGCTCAAGTGGGGTGTGTGGATCGGCGCGCTGTTTACCGGCCTGGGTGCGATCCTGCGTGTTTTCGATCCGGCTTCTTTTACAGTGCTTCTGATCGGTCAGACTTTGATCGCAATCGGCCAGCCATTTATTCTGAACGGCTCGACGAAGATAGCCACCTTATGGTTCGCGCCCCGGGAAGAAGGCACCGCCATCGGGCTGGCTTCGCTGGCGCAATTTATCGGCATGATGGTGGCGCTGGGCTTGACGCCGTCTATCGTGGAGGGTGCGGGTTTCGATGCCATGATCTGGATATACGGCATAGCCGGACTGGCCGGCACCGTGGCCTTTTCCTTAGTCCCCAAACAGCCCAGGACACTCTCCAGGGCGCCTGATCAGGACCAGTCGGCAGTGCGCTGGGGGGGCATCGGCACTATTCTCAAAAACCGCAATTTTGTCCTGCTGGGCTTTATCGCATTCGCCGGCATCGGAGCCTTCAACGGCCTCGCCCTCTGGGTGGAGAAGATATTGAACGAGATGCACGGCATCGCCATGACGGACGCCGGCGCAATATCGGGAATCATGGTTATCAGCGCCACCATCGGCTGTTTTATCATACCTTTCATATCCGATAAGATCGGGAGAAGAAGGATTTTTATCTTTATTGCCACGCTGGTGGCGCCGGCCTGTCTGACCTTCATGATCTTTGCGCCTGACTTTACAGCCAACCTGATTAACGGCATATTAATAGGTTTCCTGTGGCTGTCCGCCCTTCCCATCATACTGACCATGTCTGCCGAGATGACCGGAGCCAAATACGCAGGTGTGGCAGCAGGATGGTTGTTCCTGCTGGGTAACATCGCAGCGCTGGTTCTGGGCGCTGCGGTGGAGTCTTTGCGCGGCCTTACCGGCAATTTCGTGGCCGCTCTGCTGATGCTTGCAGCAGTAATGCTCGCGGCCTTCTTCGTGGCGCTCTTCATGAAGGACACGCATCCTCAGCAGTGA